From Carassius auratus strain Wakin unplaced genomic scaffold, ASM336829v1 scaf_tig00215626, whole genome shotgun sequence, a single genomic window includes:
- the LOC113095106 gene encoding LOW QUALITY PROTEIN: FACT complex subunit SSRP1-like (The sequence of the model RefSeq protein was modified relative to this genomic sequence to represent the inferred CDS: inserted 1 base in 1 codon) — protein MNDTLEFSEIYQEVKGTWNDGRLRFSKQTVVYKNSKTGKVDSIPVSELTQAQWRRVCLGHGIKLWTSTGNIYKYDGFKDTDLEKISEYFKANYKVELVEKDMCVKGWNWGTAKFNGPLLSFEVNESPAFEIPLNSVSQCATGKNEVTVEFHQNDDTEVSLMEVRFYVPPTTGEEGADPVEAFAQNILSKADVIQATGDAVCIFRELQCLTPRGRYDIRIYPTFLHLHGKTFDYKIPYTTVLRLFLLPHKDQRQMFFVISLDPPIKQGQTRYHFLILLFSKEEDISLTLNMNEDEVERRFEGKLHKNMSGSLYEMVSRVMKALVNRKITVPGNFQGHSGAQCITCSYKASSGLLYPLERGFIYVHKPPVHLRFEEIACVNFARGTTTTRSFDFEIETKQGNQYTFSSIEREEYGKLFDFVNAKKLSIKNRGFKEKKGMKGNDNMYSDSDDDQHDAYLERMKEEGKIRXEGNDSDDSEGESDESFNPGEEDDEIAEEYDSKASASESSADDGDSDGDRKKKPAKKAKFVKERKPRKKEKKAKDSSAPRGQ, from the exons ATGAACGACACTCTGGAATTCAGTGAGATTTATCAGGAGGTCAAGGGCACCTGG AACGATGGGCGTCTTCGCTTCAGTAAACAGACAGTGGTGTATAAAAACAGTAAGACTGGGAAGGTGGACAGCATTCCAGTGTCTGAGCTGACTCAAGCCCAGTGGAGGAGAGTGTGTCTGGGTCACGGCATCAAGCTGTGGACCAGCACCGGCAACATTTACAAATATGATGGCTTCAAAGACACT GACCTTGAAAAGATCTCAGAGTACTTCAAAGCCAACTACAAGGTGGAGCTGGTTGAGAAAGATATGTGTGTGAAGGGCTGGAATTGGGGCACTGCTAAATTTAATG GACCGCTGCTTTCATTTGAGGTGAATGAGAGTCCAGCGTTTGAGATTCCGCTCAACAGTGTGTCCCAGTGTGCCACGGGAAAGAACGAGGTCACTGTGGAGTTTCATCAGAATGATGACACAGAGGTATCCCTGATGGAGGTGCGCTTCTATGTCCCACCCACCACAGGAGAGGAGGGTGCAGACCCTGTGGAG GCTTTTGCTCAGAACATTCTGTCAAAGGCAGATGTCATCCAGGCTAcaggagatgctgtgtgtatcttcAGAGAGTTGCAGTGCCTCACACCAAGGGGCAG GTACGATATCCGCATTTATCCGACATTCCTCCATCTGCATGGTAAGACATTTGACTACAAGATCCCATACACCACAGTGCTCCGCCTTTTCCTGTTGCCTCATAAGGATCAGCGCCAAATGTTCTTTGTG aTCAGTCTGGACCCGCCTATTAAACAAGGTCAAACCCGCTATCATTTTCTCATTCTTCTGTTTTCTAAGGAGGAGGATATCAGCCTTACTCTCAacatgaatga GGATGAGGTTGAGAGACGTTTTGAGGGGAAACTTCATAAAAACATGTCTGGCTCTCTCTATGAGATGGTCAGCAGAGTCATGAAGGCCCTGGTCAACAGAAAGATCACAGTGCCTGGAAATTTCCAAGG TCACTCAGGTGCTCAGTGTATAACATGTTCATACAAGGCCAGTTCAGGGCTGTTGTATCCTCTGGAAAGAGGTTTCATCTATGTGCACAAGCCCCCAGTGCACCTGCGCTTCGAGGAGATCGCCTGTGTGAACTTCGCTCGTGGAACCACCACCACCCGCTCCTTTGATTTCGAGATCGAGACCAAGCAGGGAAATCAATACACCTTCAGCAGCATCGAGAG GGAGGAATATGGGAAACTCTTTGACTTCGTCAATGCTAAGAAGTTAAGCATCAAGAACAGAGGCTTCAAAGAG AAAAAG GGCATGAAAGGTAATGATAACATGTACAGTGACTCAGACGACGACCAGCACGATGCGTACCTGGAGCGCATGAAAGAAGAGGGCAAGATCC GAGAGGGCAATGACAGTGACGACTCAGAGGGCGAGAGTG atgagtcTTTTAATCCTGGAGAAGAAGACGATGAAATTGCAGAGGA GTATGACAGTAAGGCCTCTGCCAGTGAAAGCAGCGCTGATGACGGAGACAGTGATGGCGATCGGAAGAAGAAACCAGCCAAGAAAGCGaaatttgtaaaagaaagaaaaccacgGAAGAAAGAG AAAAAGGCAAAGGACAGCAGCGCCCCAAGAGGCCAATGA
- the LOC113095107 gene encoding DNA polymerase delta subunit 4-like, with protein MTPKRGLITDTFKVVKKARRGGKRDKSPPPPIAEPEPPQLSEREKDLQELKKFDLDYKFGPCTGISRMQRWERAALHGLNPPQEIKDILLKESTDPEYTQSLWRDYPL; from the exons ATGACACCTAAGCGTGGCCTCATAACCGATACCTTCAAAGTTGTGAAGAAGGCAAGGAGGGGGGGCAAGAGAGACAAGTCTCCTCCACCGCCAATAGCAG AGCCTGAGCCCCCACAACTgagtgaaagagaaaaagatCTACAAGAACTGAAGAAGTTTGATCTGGACTATAAATTCGGACCATGTACAG ggatcAGTCGAATGCAGAGATGGGAGAGGGCAGCACTGCATGGGCTGAATCCCCCGCAGGAGATTAAAGACATTTTACTGAAGGAGAGCACTGACCCAGAGTACACACAGAG TCTCTGGCGTGACTATCCCCTCTGa